The uncultured Desulfatiglans sp. DNA window TTCGATGCCTTCGTGCAGAAAAGCGACACCCAAGCCGTCGATCCGGCAACCCAAGAGGGTACGCGCCACAGGAACCATTCCATGGCCGTAGGCATCCGACTTGACGACTGCCAGGATCCGCGCATGAGACCCAACGGCATCCCTGACCCGCTGGAAATTCTCCTCAAGCGCTTTCAGATCGATCAACACCCGGTTCGGCCGGCCTCGATTCTCCACTCCGCCCAATCCCCCGATGCGGCATTGTGCCGTTTTCATACCTCAAGTGGGCTTATTCCCGTCAGCCCCGACTCGGATCATCTCAAAAGGGCGATCTTCCCGATTCGCCTCTGAGTGAATGCCTGGCTTCCAACGCCTCGATCAAACCCCTTCTTCCGGATTGGAACGCTGTTCCGGGCAAACGCGCTGACCGGATGGACACAAACCTGTCTCCATCCGGAAAAAAGCATCCTGCGCGACAGCCCCTCCAGTCCGTAAACGAGGGATTTTCTTCACACCCTTCGGGTGCTCAGTCCCCCCCTGCGGGGCGGGTCCCGGTTTCTTCACACCCTTCGGGTGCTCAGTCCCGCCCATCCGGAGCGGCTCCAGGTCCTGCCCATGTCAGGGGACACCATCGTTTGCCTGGGGAAGACCTGTAGGTCGCCGCACGGGCAAACCGGGCAAACGGGCAAATCGCGGCCGAGATTGGCAGGAGAGACCACCTCGAGGCTGAGAACAAGCTAACTGATCTTCTTGCAGAGTTCAAGCGCAATTGCAGCACGCATCCGGTGCAGCCTTGACAGCCTCCGATTCCATCTCTATCATGGTCCGGCATTTGGGTCGGCCCCATCAGGAGCCGGTTGCCCGATGCCGCAGCTCCAATGCCCGGGGTCCATGGAGCAAGGCCGCACCTGCCCCTTGCAGGCGTGCTGATGAGATCCCGGAACTCCTTGCGGCAGGCCCTCCCTTGGACGGCTGGTTTCCATCCGGAAGATGTTTATCCAACACGGCAGGAATTCCGACCCGGGATGAGGATTTGCCGCCGATACCCATGAAACCGAGAGCGTGTCCGTGCGGCGGCCTGCAGGCCGCCACACGAACAGGCGTGGAAATCGACGCCGAGAGCGGCAGAATGCTCCCGTTCCGAGTGGGCACAAGGTATCCAGGATGAGATGGTTTTTCTGCCTTATAGGACTGCTGATGATCGTGGAGGGCCTCCCCTATTTCGCTTGTCCCGATAAGATGAAATCGTGGATGGCAGCCATCCAGAAGATTCCGGACGGCCAGCTTCGTATACTGGGTCTGCTTTCGATGTGCGTAGGTCTGCTGTTGGCGTATCTCTTCAATGAATAAAAGCATTTGACTTTGAACCAAAGCTCTTTTAGAATTTCATGTTTAATATAATCAATGTTTGATCTGGATGACTACAATTTCGATTTGCCGGCAGGATTGATCGCTCAGGTCCCCAGTGAGAGAAGAGACGCCTCTCGGCTTCTGGTGCTCGACCGCAGGAGCGGGGCGATCCGCGACCGGCATTTCCATGATATCCCCGAGCAGCTCAGCCCGGGGGATCTGCTGGTCATAAACGATACCCGTGTCGTACCCGCCCGCCTTGAAGGGAAAAAGGATACCGGCGGCCGGGTTGAATTGCTGGTTCTGGAACACGACGAGGGCGGAAAACCGGCGGCTGCGCGGCTTTGTTTGCTGAAATCCTCCAAACCACCGCAGATCGGCGGGCTTATCCTGCTGGACGATCAGGTCAGCGGGGTGGTGGAAGAGGTCCAGGGAAACGGGGTCGTGGTAATCCGGTTCAACTCCCCTGAAGCCCTCGAGAAGCTGATCGAAGAGCGTGGAAGGGTGCCGTTGCCTCCATACATCAAGCGCGCTTCGCGCGATGCGCTTGCCGCCTTGGATGTCGAAAGATATCAAACGGTTTATGCTGCACGGAAGGGTGCCGTCGCCGCTCCCACGGCAGGGCTTCATTTCACCCGGGAACTGATCGGGAGGATCGAGGAAAAAGGCGTGGCAGTCGCCCCCCTGACCCTGCACGTCGGATTCGGGACCTTTCAGCCGGTTAGAACCCAGGATATCCGCCTCCACGTCCTAGGCGAGGAGTTTTTTCGGATCGAGGCCGACACCGCGGAGGCCATTGCGAGAACAAGACAGCGCGGAGGCCGGGTCGTGGCAGTCGGCACCACCGTTGTGAGGACGCTCGAAACGGCTGCGCTGGCAGACGGATCCATTCGCCCTGGCGAAGGCCGGACGCGCCTCCTGATTACACCCGGATATCCGTTCAGGTGCGTCGATGCCTTGATCACCAATTTTCATCTGCCGAAAAGTTCACTTTTGTTCCTGGTCTGTGCATTCGCTGGGAACGACATCATTCGGAGGGCTTACAAGAAGGCCGTTGAGGACGGGTACCGGTTTTATAGTTACGGGGACGCCATGCTGATCCTGTGACAAGCCGGCATGATGCCAGCCGCCTGCTCCATCACGCGGAGAGGCCTGGCTCGAAGCGGCCCTGCTGAGCGTATTCTTCTTGAGATTCAGCATCCAATACCGATCCCGGGAATGCCAAGGGCGGATCGGCTGTCTGGAGACCGCCCATGGGAAGGTCGAAACCCCCGTCTTCATGCCGGTCGGAACCCAGGCATCCGTAAAGGCGATCTCCCCGGAGGAACTGGAGGAGCTTGGCGCAGAAATCATCCTCGCCAACACCTATCACCTGTACCTCCGCCCCGGCCACGACCTCATCGGCCGCCTCGGCGGGCTGCACTGCTTCATGCACTGGAACCGGCCCATCCTGACCGATAGCGGCGGCTTCCAGGTGTACAGCCTGGCCAGGCTGCGAACCGTTTCATCCGACGGTGTCGTCTTTCAGTCGCACATCGACGGATCCCGACACTTCCTGGGTCCGGAAAAGGCTATGGAGATCCAGCAGGCGCTGGGATCGGATATCATGATGACCTTCGACGAATGCGTGCCCTTTCCGGCGGGCTACGACGATGTGCTGGTCGCCGTCAAACGCACGACTCGTTGGGCCGAGCGATGTGCAACCCGCAAAGGACCCGGAGAGGGGGCACTCTTCGGGATTGTTCAGGGAGGGATGTTCCCTGATCTGCGCGCCATGAGCGCCCGGGAACTGGTCGCGATCGGTTTCGACGGCTACGCCCTCGGCGGCCTTTCGGTGGGCGAGGATGCAGAGACAAGGTTGGCCGTCATCCAGGCTGCGCGGCCTTTCCTTCCCGAGGAAAAGCCGCTCTATCTCATGGGCGTCGGGACCCCCGCGGATCTCGTGGAGGCTGTCTGCCTCGGCGTTGACATGTTCGACTGCGTCATGCCCACACGCAATGCCAGGAACGGCACCCTGTTTACGTCGGTCGGACGCGTGGCCATCAAAAACGCACGTTATGCCGGCGACGACAGGCCTCTCGATCCCAACTGCAGCTGTTACACCTGCAGGCATTATTCGCGGGCCTATCTGCGGCATCTTTTCATGGCACGGGAGTTGCTTGCTTACAGATTGAATACGATACATAATCTCGCTTATTACATCGATCTCATGCGGGCGATCAGAAAAGCGATCGAGACGGAGCAAATGCTCTCGTTCAGAACGTGGTTTTATCAATCTCAGGAGATCAACCAAAAGGAGGATGCCTAATGGATTTTTTGGCCTATGCAATGGGAACGGATGGCACAGGCGGCGGACAGGGAGGAGGCTTCGGCGCCTTTATCCCCTTGATCCTGATGTTCGTAATCTTCTATTTTCTGTTGATTCGTCCTCAGCAGAAAAAGGCGAAACAGCATAAGCAGCTTCTCGCATCCATCAAGAGAGGCGACCGCGTTGTGAG harbors:
- a CDS encoding hypothetical protein (Evidence 5 : Unknown function): MPFSYLKWAYSRQPRLGSSQKGDLPDSPLSECLASNASIKPLLPDWNAVPGKRADRMDTNLSPSGKKHPARQPLQSVNEGFSSHPSGAQSPPAGRVPVSSHPSGAQSRPSGAAPGPAHVRGHHRLPGEDL
- a CDS encoding conserved hypothetical protein (Evidence 4 : Unknown function but conserved in other organisms), with the protein product MRWFFCLIGLLMIVEGLPYFACPDKMKSWMAAIQKIPDGQLRILGLLSMCVGLLLAYLFNE
- a CDS encoding hypothetical protein (Evidence 5 : Unknown function), whose product is MEADILGSNRLKGPESDVQGQGGDCHAFFLDPPDQFPGEMKPCRGSGDGTLPCSINRLISFDIQGGKRIARSALDVWRQRHPSTLFDQLLEGFRGVEPDYHDPVSLDLFHHPADLIVQQDKPADLRWFGGFQQTKPRSRRFSALVVFQNQQFNPAAGILFPFKAGGYDTGIVYDQQIPRAELLGDIMEMPVADRPAPAVEHQKPRGVSSLTGDLSDQSCRQIEIVVIQIKH
- the queA gene encoding S-adenosylmethionine:tRNA ribosyltransferase-isomerase (Evidence 2a : Function from experimental evidences in other organisms; Product type e : enzyme); translated protein: MFDLDDYNFDLPAGLIAQVPSERRDASRLLVLDRRSGAIRDRHFHDIPEQLSPGDLLVINDTRVVPARLEGKKDTGGRVELLVLEHDEGGKPAAARLCLLKSSKPPQIGGLILLDDQVSGVVEEVQGNGVVVIRFNSPEALEKLIEERGRVPLPPYIKRASRDALAALDVERYQTVYAARKGAVAAPTAGLHFTRELIGRIEEKGVAVAPLTLHVGFGTFQPVRTQDIRLHVLGEEFFRIEADTAEAIARTRQRGGRVVAVGTTVVRTLETAALADGSIRPGEGRTRLLITPGYPFRCVDALITNFHLPKSSLLFLVCAFAGNDIIRRAYKKAVEDGYRFYSYGDAMLIL
- the tgt gene encoding tRNA-guanine transglycosylase (Evidence 2a : Function from experimental evidences in other organisms; PubMedId : 11751936, 1706703, 2170107, 7507921, 7893665, 8003468, 8323579, 9055203, 9714557; Product type e : enzyme), coding for MRFSIQYRSRECQGRIGCLETAHGKVETPVFMPVGTQASVKAISPEELEELGAEIILANTYHLYLRPGHDLIGRLGGLHCFMHWNRPILTDSGGFQVYSLARLRTVSSDGVVFQSHIDGSRHFLGPEKAMEIQQALGSDIMMTFDECVPFPAGYDDVLVAVKRTTRWAERCATRKGPGEGALFGIVQGGMFPDLRAMSARELVAIGFDGYALGGLSVGEDAETRLAVIQAARPFLPEEKPLYLMGVGTPADLVEAVCLGVDMFDCVMPTRNARNGTLFTSVGRVAIKNARYAGDDRPLDPNCSCYTCRHYSRAYLRHLFMARELLAYRLNTIHNLAYYIDLMRAIRKAIETEQMLSFRTWFYQSQEINQKEDA
- the yajC gene encoding Preprotein translocase, YajC subunit, whose amino-acid sequence is MDFLAYAMGTDGTGGGQGGGFGAFIPLILMFVIFYFLLIRPQQKKAKQHKQLLASIKRGDRVVSAGGLHGVVTGLADDVVTIEIAPKVRVKISRGSVSGIIGRESA